One region of Esox lucius isolate fEsoLuc1 chromosome 17, fEsoLuc1.pri, whole genome shotgun sequence genomic DNA includes:
- the LOC105016799 gene encoding uncharacterized protein LOC105016799: MFGNVNREEHFSRVQTPPSTPTVHEVPSLRQPNQESSWMGLFSVVSRPALSFLQKYIPVLARSTMPDNVPLSGWVGGDFKQNFFDAESALLGQLNEIMPGSQHHTHHLAYLQYQHGNAGRAASGISTPSWLTVESLTELGIQSTEIDLNIRQQSPVGSLATLRGFLSHVLLNAASAQEIKGVEQRQVLGGDGCTSDTLSTRTKSITDGNWWGGLWGTDDSAQGWLSNLSRSQERTRVNHNSGGHCFQPESGTKTTVTKPTELFIQRVYGESMDGESAGPNCYKEELMDNGCLQTATRPVSLPSPDGLHLDHWETGRIPDNLVIIGAVTACSEVAVLTPDQDNGYSSLEEEHSAIRMYMWSPPSEELQGISKIREETNTPDAPTQTSSVESGPETITSEQGKGGETPATGGMEGEQGEEVGKEEEEVEDSDITDSEDEEEAGAATLAPPSPLCSNKAIAYIMGSPCSDDSQSDYSLSDEEDDDGFDSEGSSEFSDTESDEEDPEDGSDSEQADSETERLWNSLCQSKDPYNPQNFTAPISTTSLTFPSSSAATLVNSPHVSPREQPLSSCSPEEEFSSEDESGSSDVDEAESLRLWNSFSASSDPYSPFNFQAPLRTREQVGTGSRKRSSKPSPPSPRHGLGPSHSPPQYRAEEAEERLDSGFSETFYSPESHPTPETTTVGCHRVKKVRFHDEVEEFYTCEDNEDRRGPWEELARDRCRFLRRVHEVEESISYVFSPTFRITVYQRLQHHS; the protein is encoded by the exons ATGTTTGGAAACGTCAATCGCGAGGAACATTTCTCTAGGGTCCAGACACCTCCATCCACTCCCACTGTGCACGAAGTGCCCTCTCTCCGGCAACCAAACCAGGAGAGCTCGTGGATGGGCCTGTTCTCCGTGGTTTCTAGGCCCGCGTTGTCATTTCTGCAAAAGTATATACCAGTTCTCGCTCGTTCTACCATGCCTGACAATGTCCCTCTGTCAGGGTGGGTCGGTGGGGATTTCAAGCAGAACTTTTTTGATGCAGAAAGCGCGCTTTTGGGTCAACTGAACGAAATCATGCCCGGATCTCAGCACCATACGCACCACCTAGCGTACCTGCAATACCAGCATGGAAACGCCGGGCGAGCAGCATCAGGTATTAGTACTCCAAGCTGGCTGACAGTAGAATCTCTTACCGAGTTAGGGATTCAATCTACCGAAATTGACCTAAACATAAGACAACAAAGTCCGGTTGGATCTCTCGCAACTTTGAGAGGGTTTCTTAGTCATGTTTTACTGAACGCTGCGTCTGCCCAGGAAATAAAAGGCGTTGAGCAAAGGCAAGTCCTCGGTGGCGACGGTTGTACGTCGGACACGTTGTCAACCCGGACAAAAAGTATTACTGATGGTAACTGGTGGGGCGGGCTGTGGGGAACAGATGACAGTGCTCAAGGATGGCTTTCAAATTTGTCGAGGAGCCAAGAGAGAACTAGGGTAAATCACAACAGCGGCGGCCATTGTTTTCAACCGGAGTCTGGTACAAAGACCACCGTTACCAAGCCAACAGAGCTGTTTATACAACGCGTTTATGGTGAATCAATGGACGGCGAAAGCGCTGGACCCAACTGCTACAAAGAGGAGTTAATGGACAATGGATGCCTTCAAACGGCTACCCGGCCAGTATCTCTCCCTAGCCCTGACGGTCTCCATTTAGACCACTGGGAAACAGGCAGGATCCCTGATAATCTAGTCATTATTGGAGCTGTCACTGCCTGCAGTGAGGTGGCAGTTCTTACCCCTGACCAGGATAATGGCTATTCCAGTCTGGAAGAAGAACACTCCGCTATCCGAATGTACATGTGGAGCCCTCCCAGTGAAGAGCTTCAGGGGATCTCCAAGATTAGGGAAGAGACCAACACACCGGACGCGCCAACACAGACGAGCTCTGTAGAGAGCGGGCCAGAAACAATCACCTCAGAGCAGGGAAAAGGGGGAGAGACGCCGGCCACTGGCGGCATGGAAGGGGAGCAGGGGGAAGAGGtggggaaggaggaagaggaagttgAGGACTCTGACATCACAGACTCCGAGGATGAAGAGGAAGCAGGAGCTGCCACTCTGGCTCCCCCCTCGCCCCTGTGTAGTAACAAGGCCATTGCCTACATAATGGGCAGCCCCTGCAGTGACGACAGCCAATCAGACTACTCACTCAGCGACgaggaagatgatgatggtTTTGACAGCGAGGGCTCATCAGAATTTTCAGACACCGAATCAGATGAGGAGGACCCGGAGGATGGGTCCGATTCAGAGCAGGCAGACTCTGAGACGGAGAGACTGTGGAACTCACTGTGCCAAAGCAAAGACCCATACAACCCCCAGAACTTCACCGCCCCAATCAGCACCACCTCTCTGACTTTTCCCTCCTCCTCCGCAGCCACGCTGGTCAACTCCCCACACGTCTCTCCTAGGGAGCAACCCCTCTCTTCCTGCTCTCCGGAAGAGGAGTTTAGCTCCGAGGATGAGTCTGGCAGCAGTGACGTGGATGAGGCTGAGAGCCTGAGGCTGTGGAACTCCTTCAGCGCCTCCTCAGACCCTTACAGCCCCTTCAACTTCCAAGCCCCGCTAAGGACTAGAGAGCAGGTTGGAACAGGGTCACGTAAGAGGAGCAGCAAGCCCAGCCCACCGTCCCCTCGTCACGGACTGGGCCCGAGCCACTCGCCTCCCCAGTACAGGGcggaagaggcagaggagagacTGGACAGTGGCTTCTCAGAGACCTTCTATAGCCCAGAGTCCCATCCCACTCCAGAGACCACGACCGTGGGCTGCCACAGAGTAAAAAAG GTGCGTTTCCATGACGAGGTGGAGGAGTTCTACACTTGCGAAGACAACGAGGACCGCCGTGGGCCATGGGAGGAGCTAGCCAGAGACCGCTGCCGTTTCCTCCGGCGTGTTCATGAGGTGGAGGAGAGCATCAGTTATGTCTTCAGCCCCACCTTCCGCATCACTGTATACCAGAGACTACAGCATCACAGCTGA